In a single window of the Tellurirhabdus bombi genome:
- a CDS encoding PQQ-dependent sugar dehydrogenase — protein sequence MNKPFLRLTCLLALLAGTSTGWIFKTEKTPITPAKKTADDAAVIKLPAGFSATLIAKDMGAARHMTVSKNGDLYVKLAKLKDGKGIYRLRDTNKDGVIDEQTSFGDYPGTGIFIKNGYLYASSNTAVYRYKLNEKDEVINPEQPEKIVDGLRVKPRDQSKSIVLDNQNNIYVNIASDNDACREAGTGKGMMPCTLLDSAAGIWKFNADKLNQTYKDGVRYATGLKNVVGLDWNAKTSSLFVTQHGRGQFHDFYPQYYTAEQSTLLPSETMYELHQGDDAGWPYIYYDHIQKKKMLAPEYGGDGKKTGGEKTIDPVVAFPAHLGPNGLLFYTGNMFPERYKNGAFVAFHGQSQELHKGYLVAFVPFKDGKPSGKWEIFADNFAGTDLVKPTGPIQHRPCGLAQGTDGALYVSDDFGGAIYRIAYKKK from the coding sequence ATGAACAAGCCATTTTTGCGCTTAACCTGTCTGCTGGCCCTTTTGGCCGGAACCAGTACAGGATGGATTTTTAAAACCGAAAAAACACCGATTACGCCCGCCAAAAAAACGGCTGATGACGCCGCCGTTATCAAACTTCCCGCTGGATTCTCGGCCACGCTCATTGCCAAAGACATGGGGGCAGCGCGGCACATGACGGTCAGTAAAAACGGAGATTTGTACGTAAAACTGGCCAAACTGAAAGATGGAAAGGGAATATATCGGTTGCGGGATACGAACAAAGATGGCGTAATCGACGAGCAAACGAGCTTCGGCGACTATCCGGGTACGGGTATTTTTATCAAAAATGGCTACCTCTACGCTTCGTCGAATACGGCGGTTTATCGATACAAACTGAATGAAAAAGACGAGGTTATCAATCCCGAACAGCCCGAGAAAATTGTGGATGGCCTGCGCGTGAAGCCCCGCGACCAATCCAAGTCTATTGTGCTTGATAACCAGAATAATATCTACGTTAATATTGCTTCGGATAACGATGCTTGTCGGGAAGCGGGCACAGGTAAAGGAATGATGCCCTGCACGCTGCTGGATTCGGCGGCGGGTATCTGGAAATTCAACGCGGATAAACTCAACCAAACGTATAAAGACGGCGTGCGCTACGCCACGGGGCTGAAAAATGTGGTTGGTCTGGACTGGAACGCAAAAACCTCGTCGCTGTTTGTGACACAACACGGCAGAGGCCAGTTCCACGATTTCTATCCGCAGTATTACACGGCTGAACAGAGTACGTTATTACCCTCCGAAACCATGTATGAACTGCACCAGGGCGATGATGCAGGTTGGCCGTATATTTATTACGATCACATCCAGAAGAAGAAAATGCTGGCACCTGAATACGGGGGCGATGGCAAGAAAACAGGCGGTGAAAAAACGATTGATCCCGTAGTGGCGTTTCCGGCGCATTTAGGACCCAATGGATTGCTTTTTTATACGGGGAATATGTTTCCCGAACGCTATAAAAACGGCGCTTTCGTTGCTTTCCACGGCCAATCACAAGAGCTGCACAAGGGTTATTTAGTGGCTTTTGTGCCGTTCAAGGATGGTAAACCGTCGGGGAAGTGGGAGATTTTTGCAGATAACTTTGCTGGAACCGATCTGGTAAAACCAACCGGCCCGATCCAGCACCGCCCCTGCGGTCTGGCGCAGGGAACGGATGGTGCTTTGTATGTATCGGATGATTTTGGCGGGGCAATTTACCGGATCGCCTACAAGAAGAAATAG
- the uvrA gene encoding excinuclease ABC subunit UvrA has translation MTENQVSDRHSGLSDIDLTGYDQIEVLGAREHNLKNIDVTIPRNKLVVVTGISGSGKSSLAFDTIYAEGQRRYMESFSAYARSFIGDMERPDVDKINGLSPVISIEQKTTSKNPRSTVGTTTEIYDFLRLLYARAGEAFSYATGRKMERQSQDQIIDAILNQYTGKKLMLLAPIVKGRKGHYRELFVQVAKLGYTKVRIDGVVQDIVPKMQLDRYKVHDIEIVIDRIVPKDESVDAQSRYRLSQSVQTALKQGKGAMQILDDAGQLTYFSQNLMDPESGLSYDEPSPNSFSFNSPYGWCPSCQGLGVVEEITEESVIPDKSLSISRGAIAPLGEYRELWFFREIEVILKKFKLSLTTPVEKYPPELLHILLYGTDEEPVPVAPAKKGKEEPATFKFEGVITFLKRQQESADVSGRSDKIQDWLKDFLVIKTCPECNGARLKKESLFFKIDDKNISELARLDISELSDWVTGLEDRLSNRQNVIAKEILKEIRKRIGFLLDIGLDYLTLDRPLRTLSGGEAQRIRLATQIGTQLVGVLYIMDEPSIGLHQRDNVKLIDSLKNLRDLGNTILVVEHDKDMMLESDYILDVGPGAGRHGGQIVGAGVPEEFLKNGSTTANYLSGRTAIDVPKERRKGNENALVIKGATGHNLKNVTLKLPLGKMLSITGVSGSGKSSLIHETLFPILNRHFYKSKREPLAFKSVEGLEHLDKVIEVDQSPIGRTPRSNPATYTGMFSEIRSLFAELPEAKIRGYKPGRFSFNVKGGRCEECEGAGMKKVEMEFLPDVHVMCETCKGKRFNRETLEVRFKGKSIADVLDMTVEQALEFFEAQPKILRKVTTLNDVGLGYITLGQHATTLSGGEAQRVKLAEELSKKDTGKTLYILDEPTTGLHFQDIAHLLDVLNKLVNKGNTVLIIEHNLDVIKVSDHVIDLGPEGGNKGGQIIAEGPPEKIAKTKGSYTGKFLAMELGGTK, from the coding sequence GTGACAGAAAATCAAGTCTCCGACCGGCACTCCGGTCTCTCCGATATTGACCTGACGGGCTACGACCAAATTGAAGTACTTGGTGCCCGCGAACATAATCTGAAAAACATTGACGTAACGATTCCGCGCAACAAACTGGTGGTCGTTACGGGCATTAGCGGCAGCGGAAAATCATCGCTGGCGTTCGATACCATCTACGCCGAAGGACAGCGCCGCTACATGGAAAGCTTCTCGGCCTATGCCCGCTCGTTTATCGGCGACATGGAACGCCCCGACGTGGACAAAATCAACGGGCTTAGTCCGGTGATTTCCATTGAGCAGAAAACGACTTCCAAAAATCCGCGCTCAACCGTCGGCACCACCACCGAGATTTACGACTTTTTGCGGCTGCTCTACGCCCGCGCTGGTGAAGCGTTTTCGTACGCTACGGGCCGGAAAATGGAGCGCCAGTCGCAGGACCAGATCATCGATGCCATTCTGAACCAGTATACCGGTAAAAAACTGATGCTGCTGGCGCCAATCGTGAAAGGCCGGAAAGGGCATTACCGCGAATTGTTTGTGCAGGTTGCGAAACTGGGTTATACCAAGGTGCGCATCGACGGCGTGGTGCAGGACATTGTGCCCAAAATGCAGCTTGACCGCTACAAAGTCCACGACATCGAAATCGTGATTGATCGCATTGTCCCGAAAGATGAAAGCGTTGATGCTCAATCGCGTTACCGCCTCTCTCAATCGGTTCAAACGGCCTTGAAACAAGGTAAGGGAGCCATGCAGATTCTGGATGATGCCGGGCAGTTAACTTATTTCTCTCAAAACCTGATGGACCCCGAATCGGGCCTCAGCTATGACGAGCCGTCGCCCAACTCTTTTTCGTTTAACTCGCCTTACGGTTGGTGTCCCTCCTGCCAGGGTCTGGGCGTGGTCGAAGAGATTACGGAAGAATCGGTTATTCCAGACAAATCATTAAGTATCAGCCGGGGAGCTATTGCACCACTGGGTGAATACCGCGAATTGTGGTTTTTCCGGGAAATCGAGGTTATCCTGAAGAAATTCAAACTAAGTCTGACTACTCCCGTCGAGAAATACCCGCCTGAGCTGCTGCACATTCTGCTCTACGGGACAGACGAAGAACCGGTGCCGGTAGCTCCCGCAAAAAAAGGCAAGGAAGAGCCTGCAACGTTTAAGTTTGAAGGTGTTATTACGTTTCTGAAACGCCAGCAGGAGTCTGCCGATGTGTCAGGACGTTCCGACAAGATTCAGGACTGGTTGAAAGACTTTCTGGTGATTAAAACCTGCCCGGAATGCAACGGAGCACGTCTGAAAAAAGAATCGCTGTTCTTCAAGATCGACGATAAAAACATTTCCGAACTGGCTCGCCTGGACATTTCCGAGTTGTCGGACTGGGTTACGGGGCTGGAAGATCGGCTGTCGAATCGGCAGAACGTTATTGCCAAAGAAATTCTAAAGGAAATCCGCAAACGAATTGGCTTTTTGCTGGATATCGGCCTCGATTATTTGACGCTGGACCGCCCCCTGCGGACGCTTTCGGGCGGTGAGGCACAGCGCATTCGGCTGGCAACGCAGATCGGAACGCAGTTGGTGGGCGTGCTTTACATCATGGATGAGCCGAGCATCGGACTGCACCAGCGTGACAACGTTAAGCTCATCGATTCACTTAAAAATTTGCGCGATTTGGGGAATACCATCCTGGTTGTGGAGCACGACAAGGACATGATGCTCGAATCGGATTATATCCTGGATGTCGGTCCCGGCGCGGGTCGGCACGGTGGGCAGATTGTTGGCGCTGGCGTACCGGAAGAATTTCTTAAAAACGGCAGCACCACCGCGAATTATCTGAGTGGCCGCACCGCCATCGACGTGCCCAAAGAACGCCGGAAAGGCAACGAAAATGCGCTCGTTATCAAAGGAGCCACGGGTCATAACCTGAAAAACGTAACCCTAAAATTGCCGCTGGGCAAGATGCTTTCCATCACGGGTGTTTCGGGTAGTGGCAAATCGTCATTGATTCACGAAACGCTGTTTCCCATCCTAAACCGGCATTTCTACAAGTCCAAGCGGGAACCACTGGCGTTTAAATCGGTGGAGGGCCTGGAACATCTGGACAAAGTGATTGAGGTCGACCAGTCGCCAATTGGCCGCACACCCCGCTCGAACCCAGCCACTTATACAGGTATGTTTTCCGAGATTCGTTCGCTTTTCGCGGAATTACCCGAAGCGAAGATTCGCGGCTACAAACCAGGGCGTTTCTCGTTTAACGTCAAAGGGGGTCGCTGCGAAGAATGCGAAGGAGCTGGAATGAAGAAAGTTGAAATGGAGTTTTTGCCCGATGTGCACGTCATGTGCGAAACCTGCAAAGGCAAACGCTTCAACCGCGAGACGCTGGAAGTACGCTTTAAGGGCAAATCCATCGCCGACGTGCTGGACATGACGGTTGAACAGGCTCTGGAGTTCTTCGAAGCCCAACCGAAAATCCTGCGCAAAGTCACCACGCTGAACGATGTCGGTCTGGGATACATCACGCTGGGGCAGCACGCCACGACCTTATCGGGCGGGGAAGCCCAACGGGTCAAGCTGGCCGAAGAGCTGTCGAAAAAAGATACCGGAAAGACACTTTATATCCTTGATGAGCCAACAACGGGCCTTCATTTTCAGGACATTGCGCATTTATTGGACGTGTTGAATAAACTGGTCAATAAGGGCAATACCGTACTGATTATCGAGCACAACCTGGACGTCATCAAAGTGTCCGACCACGTCATTGATTTGGGCCCCGAAGGGGGTAATAAAGGCGGGCAGATCATTGCCGAAGGTCCGCCGGAAAAAATTGCCAAAACGAAGGGAAGTTATACCGGGAAGTTTCTGGCTATGGAGTTGGGAGGCACCAAATAG
- a CDS encoding AAA domain-containing protein encodes MLDPEILKAYARRLTNLSSRNRSLLLTSLPAEQFLDLHETDFLTNTPSFELVRQLMARRAAIPICAVLDSRHEKSNEVSRKLRKLARTSRFIEEERGTKDLYVGYPFVRGKLMDDTVIHGPLVFFPVQIEQRNNQWFLLRRADEPITLNQSFLLAYAHYNQIRLPNDWLERTLDELDKDATVFRTQLYELLKESPYEIHFNQDLFRDSLQWFDALKKSALETLDSTGELKLYPEAVLGIFPQAGSYLVPDYDVLLESETSENERDFLALSPQPVASLPPIREEHLHTPLALDASQEAAIRRVKAGESLVVQGPPGTGKSQLISNLMADFAAQGKRVLLICQKRAALDVVYERLKQVGLAPFSALIHDFKNDRKALYQQLTNQIERVDEYQKQNHGLDAVLLERIFDQESRRIDQLLAELQSFKEALFDEVACGASAKELYLSSKPTAPTIALDDVYHHFRLDLTDRFVQSLASYEAYYQHLSPQHPWQNRVSFSAFSYTDLGLLQQAINEVVVSNKQLTEETQMVFGTALTWQQAESLGEHLPHLQLVREQPADDLYWHILSRFSRHQISAELAKSLTYQLAALVDTFEKKPPQFDNSLQQLPALIQRLDAGIQARKKTFSWLLYRDKSFVQDLVNRFGLTTNLTDLTLLQLELDRQHGLYAQAEAVTSQLDLPSILTSELAQTRQNVHHLNRAFKQAAETWDFLQTTFPFLGKWLAATDTRKDFQAGLGHLHHWLTLVLAAKPKRQKYLTLEQVANLLHNPELAHKLTLSLQQDFDLLIETDRLYERFSEPERLVANRLVASGFSNWPETFLNALRLVWLTHLETQHPILRSVSTLRMNQLERDLQESILKKQSLSQQILLLKLREQTYRRLEYNRLNNLITYRDLHHQVTKKRAIWPVRKLMEQFFDEVFKIVPCWMASPESVSAIFPMQPHLFDLVIFDEASQCYAENGIPAIFRAKQVVITGDDKQLQPSDLYRIRYEPGIVAPDEDTAVELEVESLLHLASRYFPQTTLRGHYRSRSLELIDFSNQQFYKNNLQLLPDFHHLNRHEPAIRYLNVNGKWKDHTNEIEAKAVVSLIDQLQRETPHLSIGVVTFNFPQQQLIQELLETTTSIPLLPEHRQDTDHSLQEMLFVKNIENVQGDERDIIIFSIGYAPDVQGRIAAQFGSLNQKGGENRLNVAITRARERIYIITSIWPAQLSVEQVANEGPRLFRQYLEYALAVAEGSHRPQPHRTERLNGTRLLKDYLTNPAQGLVEELPFADLTRKKAGLYEELVLTDDALYYESSPKEAHAYLPLAFRQKNWPFQRVYSREFWRGKALSEAPSPSPAS; translated from the coding sequence ATGCTTGATCCGGAAATTCTTAAAGCCTATGCCCGTCGACTCACTAATCTCAGCAGCCGAAACCGCTCGCTGCTCCTGACTAGTTTGCCTGCGGAACAATTTCTGGATCTTCACGAAACCGATTTCCTAACGAACACCCCGTCTTTCGAGCTGGTTCGGCAGTTGATGGCCCGACGCGCGGCCATTCCGATCTGTGCCGTTCTGGACAGTCGGCACGAGAAAAGCAACGAAGTCAGCCGCAAGCTCAGAAAGCTGGCCCGAACGAGTCGCTTCATTGAAGAAGAGCGGGGCACAAAGGATTTGTACGTTGGCTACCCGTTCGTCCGGGGGAAACTCATGGACGATACGGTTATCCACGGTCCGCTGGTTTTTTTTCCGGTGCAGATCGAGCAGCGCAACAACCAGTGGTTTCTCCTCCGCCGCGCCGACGAACCCATTACGCTCAACCAGAGCTTTTTGCTAGCCTACGCGCATTACAACCAGATTCGCTTGCCAAACGACTGGCTCGAACGCACGCTGGATGAGCTCGACAAGGATGCTACCGTTTTCCGGACCCAGTTGTACGAGCTTTTGAAGGAGAGTCCGTACGAGATTCATTTTAACCAGGATTTGTTCCGGGATAGTCTTCAGTGGTTCGATGCGCTCAAGAAATCGGCGCTGGAGACGCTTGACAGTACCGGCGAGCTGAAGTTATACCCCGAGGCGGTGCTGGGAATTTTTCCCCAGGCAGGCTCCTACCTGGTGCCGGATTATGACGTTTTGTTAGAATCGGAAACGAGCGAAAACGAGCGGGATTTTCTGGCTCTTTCGCCGCAGCCTGTTGCTTCGCTCCCACCCATTCGGGAAGAGCACCTGCATACGCCCCTGGCGTTGGATGCTTCCCAGGAGGCCGCCATCCGACGCGTTAAAGCGGGCGAGTCGCTGGTGGTGCAAGGCCCGCCGGGAACCGGAAAGTCCCAGTTGATCAGTAACCTCATGGCCGATTTTGCGGCGCAGGGAAAACGGGTTTTGCTGATTTGCCAGAAACGGGCGGCGCTGGATGTGGTTTACGAACGGCTAAAGCAGGTGGGACTGGCTCCGTTTTCTGCCCTGATTCACGACTTCAAAAACGATCGCAAAGCCCTTTATCAACAGCTTACGAACCAAATTGAACGGGTTGACGAATACCAGAAACAAAATCACGGGCTAGACGCTGTTTTGCTAGAACGCATCTTTGACCAGGAATCCCGCCGCATCGACCAATTGCTGGCCGAACTACAGTCTTTTAAAGAGGCTCTGTTTGACGAGGTAGCCTGCGGCGCCTCAGCCAAGGAGTTGTACCTCAGCAGTAAACCCACCGCTCCGACCATCGCTCTGGACGATGTATACCACCATTTCAGGCTGGACCTAACCGACCGCTTCGTGCAGTCGCTGGCCAGCTACGAGGCATATTACCAACACTTGAGTCCGCAGCATCCCTGGCAGAACCGGGTGTCATTCAGTGCGTTCAGTTATACGGATTTAGGATTACTGCAACAAGCCATCAATGAAGTTGTAGTGTCGAATAAACAACTGACTGAAGAAACACAAATGGTTTTTGGGACGGCGCTCACCTGGCAACAGGCCGAAAGCCTGGGCGAACACCTGCCCCATTTGCAGCTGGTTCGGGAGCAGCCCGCCGATGACTTATACTGGCATATTCTGTCACGTTTTTCCCGTCACCAGATTTCGGCGGAGCTGGCCAAATCTCTGACGTATCAGCTTGCAGCGCTGGTCGATACCTTCGAGAAAAAGCCACCGCAGTTTGACAACTCACTTCAGCAACTTCCCGCCCTGATTCAGCGGCTAGACGCGGGTATTCAGGCCCGAAAAAAAACATTTAGCTGGCTTTTATACCGGGATAAATCGTTTGTTCAGGATCTGGTGAATCGCTTCGGGCTAACCACTAACCTGACGGACCTCACGCTGCTGCAACTGGAATTGGATCGCCAGCATGGTCTGTATGCGCAAGCTGAAGCCGTCACCTCGCAATTGGATTTGCCCTCTATCTTAACCAGCGAACTCGCCCAGACGCGGCAGAACGTTCACCACTTAAACCGCGCCTTTAAGCAAGCTGCCGAAACCTGGGATTTTTTGCAAACAACGTTTCCGTTTCTGGGCAAATGGCTGGCGGCTACGGATACGCGGAAGGACTTTCAAGCCGGACTCGGGCATCTACACCACTGGCTCACGCTGGTTTTGGCGGCGAAACCGAAGCGGCAGAAATACCTCACGCTGGAGCAGGTGGCCAATCTGCTCCATAACCCGGAACTGGCTCACAAACTGACCCTTTCTTTACAGCAGGATTTTGATTTATTAATCGAAACAGACCGCCTTTACGAGCGTTTTTCGGAGCCGGAGCGGTTGGTAGCCAACCGCCTGGTGGCGTCTGGGTTTTCGAACTGGCCCGAAACATTTCTAAATGCCTTGCGGCTGGTCTGGCTCACGCATCTTGAAACACAGCACCCCATTCTGCGCAGCGTTTCAACATTGAGGATGAATCAGTTGGAGCGGGATTTACAGGAGAGTATTCTTAAAAAACAAAGCCTAAGCCAGCAGATTCTACTCCTAAAATTGCGGGAGCAAACCTACCGCCGACTGGAATACAACCGCCTGAATAACCTCATCACCTACCGCGACCTTCACCACCAGGTGACCAAAAAAAGAGCCATCTGGCCGGTTCGCAAGCTCATGGAGCAGTTTTTCGATGAGGTATTTAAAATTGTTCCCTGCTGGATGGCGTCGCCGGAATCGGTATCGGCCATTTTTCCGATGCAGCCACACCTGTTCGATCTGGTCATTTTTGACGAAGCCTCGCAGTGCTACGCCGAAAATGGCATCCCAGCGATTTTTCGCGCCAAGCAGGTGGTCATCACGGGCGACGATAAACAACTACAACCCAGCGATTTATATCGAATTCGCTACGAACCGGGCATTGTTGCACCCGACGAAGACACCGCCGTTGAGCTGGAAGTAGAATCGTTGCTGCATTTGGCGAGCCGGTATTTTCCCCAAACTACCTTGCGGGGGCATTACCGCAGCCGTTCGCTGGAACTCATTGATTTCTCGAATCAGCAATTCTACAAAAATAACCTTCAGCTTTTGCCTGATTTTCACCACTTAAACCGGCACGAGCCAGCCATTCGTTACCTGAATGTCAACGGAAAATGGAAGGATCATACCAACGAAATTGAAGCGAAAGCCGTAGTCAGCTTGATCGATCAGTTGCAGCGTGAAACTCCGCATTTGTCAATTGGGGTCGTGACGTTTAACTTTCCGCAGCAGCAACTGATTCAAGAATTACTGGAAACCACTACGTCAATTCCGCTATTACCCGAGCACAGGCAAGACACCGATCATTCTTTGCAGGAGATGCTTTTTGTCAAGAATATCGAAAACGTGCAGGGCGACGAACGGGACATTATTATTTTCTCCATTGGCTATGCGCCTGATGTTCAAGGACGTATTGCTGCTCAATTTGGTAGTCTAAACCAAAAGGGAGGCGAAAACCGGCTCAATGTAGCCATCACCCGCGCCCGCGAACGCATCTACATAATCACCAGCATCTGGCCCGCGCAACTGTCCGTTGAACAGGTGGCGAACGAGGGGCCACGCCTTTTCCGGCAATACCTGGAGTATGCCCTCGCCGTGGCCGAAGGCTCCCACCGTCCGCAGCCTCACCGCACGGAGCGCCTGAATGGCACGCGCTTATTGAAAGATTATCTGACAAACCCAGCGCAAGGGCTGGTAGAAGAATTGCCTTTCGCCGACCTGACCCGCAAAAAGGCGGGTTTGTACGAAGAGCTGGTATTAACCGACGATGCCCTGTATTACGAAAGTTCGCCCAAAGAAGCCCACGCGTATTTGCCCTTAGCCTTTCGGCAAAAGAACTGGCCGTTTCAGCGCGTCTACAGTCGGGAATTCTGGCGCGGAAAAGCCCTCAGCGAAGCACCATCACCGTCCCCTGCTTCCTGA
- a CDS encoding T9SS type B sorting domain-containing protein, with protein sequence MKQLYFLLYFLAIGLLPQELHAQATKRFNVWYFGSYAGLDFNGGGAQQIPDNSRLYQIEGCASICDENGRLLFYTDGIKIWTREFQTDGKHKDMPNATNLGGNSSSTQSALIVPHPSDRNLYYVFSTAVEGKGSLQYATVDMCLNNGYGAVKEKNKVLHNPVAEKVTAIPKADKKGYWIISHEAGSDKFLVFSLDAGGVNPTPTVYSIGSNYTIAHQRGCIGTLKAAPNGKKLAVAVSYPGIIELFDFDDATGRIYNAVTVASNKEDIYAVEFSPDGRLLYATSAFSAQPYSLYQFNISQNPASEALIATRSGYDPFGTLQIGPSGDKIYVALNNKNTLGVINNPNAVGTACNFTENGPSLGSKRSLLGLPNVINVLPAPQTNNKPEVTIKVTRGSAGCNEVTLEAVITNSGATKFKYQWSANGIVVNGATQATYKVPGPGNYIVKVTEDEPCRNESAQSPEEKVEAANGSTPEVTIETRPGGGCSGTMLEAVIKKSLATKFKYEWFVNGKPINGANQATLKATDQGNYTVKITEDEPCQNASAQGSLANLTPISSLTVNAAATPAGCGHFVLAANAGLNRIEWSGPGISGNRVSKDTLHVYGQSGTVLYKLKITDPTDAGCIAEQSLPVTFNRLADYDYGTPPAPACGSVVLTAKPTGGWDQFAWLLPDGTRVAGPTVTARTSGTFTVVAQSTTTGCTSRDQVAVTVSGGPTLNIVQQNPSVCFDRGEVAVLDAGLGAGWQYEWRALGQPTLLGTGQTLTVSRNGEYEVRVSDGTCSTTGSLRVVQNCPPTNPESRQVFIPEVFTPNGDGINDRFELKGNYVTRFEMQVYTRWGSVVFSLTGTDLESAKNNFWDGTYRGEAAPLGPYTYRISISQTFPDGSEHSFRKQGTVMVLR encoded by the coding sequence ATGAAACAACTATACTTCCTGCTTTACTTCTTGGCGATTGGCTTACTACCGCAGGAACTTCACGCTCAAGCAACCAAGCGATTCAACGTCTGGTACTTCGGTAGCTATGCTGGGCTTGATTTTAACGGGGGGGGCGCGCAGCAGATACCAGATAATAGCAGGTTATATCAGATTGAAGGCTGCGCCTCTATCTGTGATGAAAACGGCAGGCTTCTGTTTTACACGGATGGGATAAAGATTTGGACCCGCGAGTTTCAAACTGATGGAAAGCATAAAGATATGCCTAATGCTACTAATCTCGGCGGAAATTCTTCTTCTACACAAAGTGCTTTAATCGTTCCTCATCCAAGTGACCGGAATTTATACTACGTTTTTTCGACTGCTGTTGAAGGAAAAGGCAGCTTGCAGTATGCTACTGTAGACATGTGTTTGAACAACGGGTATGGAGCGGTAAAAGAAAAGAATAAAGTATTGCATAATCCCGTTGCCGAGAAGGTGACAGCCATTCCTAAAGCGGATAAAAAAGGGTATTGGATTATTAGCCATGAAGCGGGTAGTGATAAGTTTTTGGTATTTAGTCTGGATGCAGGTGGTGTAAATCCCACGCCAACTGTTTATTCCATAGGAAGCAATTACACAATAGCTCACCAGAGAGGATGTATTGGAACACTGAAGGCCGCACCCAATGGAAAAAAACTAGCTGTTGCAGTTTCATACCCCGGTATAATCGAGTTATTTGACTTTGATGATGCAACCGGACGAATATACAATGCGGTAACAGTAGCATCCAACAAAGAGGATATATACGCCGTCGAGTTTTCGCCAGATGGTCGTCTGCTGTACGCAACCAGTGCTTTTAGTGCGCAGCCATATAGCCTTTATCAATTTAACATCAGCCAAAATCCGGCTTCCGAAGCGTTAATTGCTACCCGGTCAGGTTACGATCCCTTTGGAACATTGCAGATCGGACCGAGCGGGGACAAGATTTACGTAGCCCTAAATAATAAAAATACACTGGGCGTCATCAACAACCCCAATGCAGTTGGTACAGCGTGTAATTTCACCGAGAATGGCCCATCACTAGGAAGCAAGCGAAGCCTTCTCGGCCTCCCCAACGTCATCAACGTTTTACCCGCTCCACAGACAAATAATAAACCAGAGGTAACCATCAAAGTCACGCGGGGCAGCGCAGGCTGTAACGAGGTTACGCTTGAGGCCGTCATTACGAATTCTGGCGCCACTAAATTTAAGTACCAATGGTCGGCAAACGGAATTGTGGTTAACGGAGCAACCCAGGCAACGTATAAAGTACCCGGTCCCGGCAACTACATCGTAAAAGTAACCGAGGATGAGCCTTGCCGGAATGAATCAGCGCAGTCGCCGGAAGAAAAGGTGGAAGCGGCGAATGGCTCAACCCCCGAAGTCACAATTGAGACAAGACCGGGCGGTGGCTGTTCGGGCACTATGCTGGAAGCTGTGATCAAAAAGTCGCTGGCGACCAAATTCAAATATGAATGGTTTGTTAATGGGAAACCGATCAACGGTGCTAATCAGGCGACCCTTAAAGCTACCGACCAAGGCAACTATACGGTGAAAATCACGGAAGACGAGCCTTGCCAGAACGCTTCAGCCCAGGGGAGTTTAGCCAATTTGACACCAATTTCATCGCTGACCGTTAACGCTGCCGCCACGCCAGCGGGTTGCGGCCATTTTGTGCTGGCTGCCAACGCAGGTTTAAACCGGATTGAGTGGAGCGGGCCGGGTATCAGCGGAAACCGAGTTTCAAAGGATACATTGCATGTGTACGGACAAAGTGGTACGGTTCTGTATAAACTAAAAATTACGGACCCCACCGATGCTGGCTGCATCGCCGAGCAGAGTTTGCCGGTTACGTTCAACCGCTTAGCCGATTATGATTACGGCACTCCGCCAGCACCGGCCTGCGGGTCGGTGGTTCTGACGGCCAAACCGACGGGTGGCTGGGATCAGTTCGCCTGGTTGCTACCCGACGGAACACGAGTTGCCGGACCCACTGTTACTGCCCGCACCAGCGGCACTTTTACGGTTGTAGCCCAAAGCACGACCACGGGCTGTACCAGCCGCGATCAGGTGGCAGTAACCGTCAGCGGCGGGCCTACTCTAAACATTGTGCAGCAAAACCCTTCTGTCTGTTTCGACCGGGGAGAGGTGGCCGTGTTGGACGCCGGGCTAGGCGCAGGCTGGCAGTACGAATGGCGGGCCTTGGGTCAGCCGACTCTACTGGGAACTGGACAAACTTTGACTGTCAGTCGGAATGGAGAATATGAGGTGCGGGTTTCCGACGGAACTTGCTCGACGACTGGTAGCCTGCGAGTGGTTCAGAATTGTCCTCCAACCAACCCGGAGTCAAGGCAGGTTTTCATTCCGGAGGTTTTTACGCCCAATGGCGACGGCATCAATGACCGGTTTGAATTGAAGGGAAACTACGTAACTCGCTTCGAGATGCAAGTGTATACGCGTTGGGGGTCGGTAGTCTTTTCCCTGACTGGTACCGATCTGGAAAGCGCCAAAAATAACTTCTGGGATGGCACGTACCGGGGCGAAGCCGCGCCCTTGGGCCCTTATACCTACCGGATTTCCATCTCGCAGACTTTCCCGGATGGTTCGGAGCACTCGTTCAGGAAGCAGGGGACGGTGATGGTGCTTCGCTGA